In the Candidatus Margulisiibacteriota bacterium genome, CAGTCCCTTATATGGGTCCTGGCCTCTCCAGAAAGGCTCAGCATCTTTCTGCACTACCTTAAAAAAATTAAACTCTGCTCTTTGCCTGTATTTTTCAAATTTTGACCTTTGGAAAAAATCAGCAGATGAAAGAGGTATATTCTGTCCATACTTGTAACCCATACGCAAGGCTATTTTCAGTATACTTTCCGGGAAGTTGTTTTCATTTAATAACAGAAGTTCTGAATTCTTTAATCGTGGTAATTTTTGTTGCGTTTCATGATGCAGAGGTTTATCCCGAAAAACATCAAAAAGATAAGGCAAATTTTCACCAAAAATACCTTTTAATTTTGCAATATCGCCGTTTCTCAGAGCTATACGGCTGTCTCTGGAAAGCTCGCGCCAACCAAGGTAACTGGCGTCTGAATATAAAGAGATAATTTTATGACAGGAAAACATTAATAAACTTCAAAATAAAAATATTATTCCAGACAAATTATTTTTTACCGTATAGTATCTGTCGTAACGAGCTTAATAGTTTATAACCAACAAGTTCGGCATATTCAGGTTTACTACCACCATAACTTTTAAGGGATTTACCTGGTTCAATATTTAGATGAGAACGTAAAATTTCAAAAAATTTCGCCAGATTATAGGCATCTTTTTGCGTACCCGGGGTCAGATCGAAGGATACCTGATAAAATTTTTTGAAACCATTTTCGTCTATGCCATAAACCTGATTCCCTGACAATTTTGCCAAAAGTTCCTTATTCTTAACCGGTTCGCTTTCTAACTTAACCATAGTGGCAATTGCTAATTTTCTTAAATCAAAATACCTTTCATATTGACTGCAGTCTTCATATGAATTATTTCCATTTATATCTATTGCCCCCTTGTCAGGAATAGAGTCTTCCAACTCTTTAATGACTTCATTTAAATTATTAATATTAACTTCTTTCATCTGTCTCCAAACATCTACAATATCTTCCTTTGACGCTGAACCCTGAATGCCACCTACAACGGGCAGCCAGGTTAACCATGTTAATTGTTTTTGCAGTAAACCTGCCGTTATTTCTACTTCGGTAGGTTGAATATCTTTATCATGATTATAGTCGGAACTATAAAACAATCCTCGAATCCCGTCTTTTTCTTCCTTGGTTTTACCGAATCTATTAACATACGCTTCGATTTTATTAGATACTGAATTATTAATAGTAATATTTCCAACCATGATTTATTCCTCCCCAAAAATTTCTTATATTAAATTATCGGGGGGGAAACTCCAAAGTTGCAAAAAATTTGGCCGAATGCTTAAAATATAATTTCTGTGGTATATAATAATAAGGATACAGTTTATGAAATCAGCTATCAAATTCATATTACTAACAATATTGTTAACTGGATTTAACCTTAATGGCAGTATTTTTGATCAGAACTTTAAAATATTCGGAGGTTTCGGTGCTCCTTATGGATTTGGAGGGGTTAATGCCGGTTATTTAATAAACAGTAACCTGGAGATTTCCGCAGGGATCGGATTTTTGGGTTTCATGGACAATACTGTCATTGATTCCGCAGGTAATACCATTATTCCTTATAATATTGGAGCCAAACTATTCACACCGGAAGCTTTCTGGAAAACCAATATTGTTCCTTACGTCAGCTGTTTCTGGGGTACGGTAGCTGTTATTCAGTATCAGGGATATTCGGCTTTCCCCTATTATGAAATTCTTAAAGGTTTCAGTTTTGGCTATGGCTTTTATATAGAAATTTTAAAACCCGATATCTGGGGGGATATAGGCATCAATTATTTGATTACCCAAGAAAAGCTCACGGGTTCTATAAAAGATGCTTTCAGTTCTTTTAACTTCTTCGCTGGCATCGGACTTTTATTTTAACTTAGTTTTTTAAAATCAAAAAAAATCCATGAATATTTTTATTATCCGGGGGCATATGAATTAATGTAATAAAAAAGGGGGAAGAGAAATGAAAAAAGTAGCAGTAAGCATAATTGGCGCAGCGATTCTAATATTTATCCTCGGGGGATGCGCCCAGAGATTAGGGCTGGTTAACAATTCATCACCGGCTGACTCCATTGCACGTTTTGATATAAGTGGTGCACAAAGTTTATTCATTGCAAACGCAGTGAATAAAAGTGTTAGTACCGGCATGTCGGCTAAGGCAGCCAAAGTAGCCTCCAGTAACAATGGTAACAGTGATAACAGCGGCAACAATGGTAATGGTAATGGCAACAACGGCAATGGCAATGGTAATAGCGGCACTCCTGCAACAGTGACACCTGAACCTGTTGTTACGCCAGTAACAACAGTAACCCCGGTTCCTGAAGATATAACGACAGAAGTCTCGGGAACCAAATCATTATACAAATTGATGCCTGATGGTACAGTCCAGCCTGTTGGGTTCTATGATCCATATAATAATTTAATTCAGTTTCAGGCTGAAGTAGTTGGAATTAAAAATATTAATAAGGATTATTTATCTGTCAAATTCCTGGACAGCGCCACCTCCGGTAGTTTTTTATATTTTCTGGTAAATAAAACAACCGGTATTGCCTATTTATATGGAACCAATATTAATGAAAACACTTCCATAACTTATCCCAGTGATGGCACAAAATACTACTTTATAAACAACCAGGGACGTTTGGTTAGACTGGACTTTACGGTATCCAGTACTACAGGTATTAAAATGACAGTTCTGCCGGCTCTTAAAGGTGTAAACTACGCCACAGCCAAAATAGATAAAAATGAAAATATTATTGTAGGAGACAAGTTCATAAAACAAACAACAGGTGGTTATGAATACCTGACTGTTGCTTCCCAGGGCAAAGATGTCTATGTAAGCAAATCCGGAGATTTTAATTACTATTCCGGTGCTCAACTTTTCAAACTATGTTTGGATGCCAATAATGCCGTACAAAGCATAGCTATTACTACAACTCAGGGTACAGACTACCAGTTTGTAGCCACAATAGAAAGCAATACTCCCTTACTCACAAATACAGATTACGGTTATTATTCATTTCCAAAATTAAGTTCGTCCGGTGTAGCGCAAAGTTTGCTGATAGCCAAATACAACGCAAACACAATGGCCATTAATACAATTGAGTATCCCAAAACAGCAAAAGCTGTTGCAGGCAATCAACTACTCTACGTTTTGAAAGACAACAAAACTATAGAAAAAGTGGATACTAATTTAACCATACAAAGTTTCTACACAACTAATGAATATGATATAACCAGCGTAGCAGCGAATAATGCCAACGAAGTGTACTTCTACGGACTAAGATATAGCGATGGTGCTTATATCGCCGCTGTTCTGAATCCTGATGGCACTCAAAAAACCATTACAACTTCTGTTACTGTAGCTGAAGTTTCTTATCTGACACCGCTTAAAACTAAATAACTGCAACCATCTTTTTTAATTATTTTATTGGAAACCCGGCTAATGGCCGGGTTTCCTTTTATATTGTGTTTTCAATTTATATAACTAAATTTTTCGATGAATATTTTTATTCTCCACGGGTATATAAATAAATGTAATTAAAAAAGGGGGAAGAGAAATGAAAAAAGTAGTAAGTTTAGCAAGCATCGCAGTTCTGATGTTTATCCTTGGGGGATGCGCCCAAAAATTAGGTCTGGTGAATGATTCTTCACCGGCAGATTCTATAGCTCGTTTTGATATCAGCGGGGCTCAAAGTGTATTTATAGCCAGTGAGGTACCTAAAGGAGCCGCTACTGCCAAAGGGCTGTCTATTAAAGCAAATGCCAATAAAAAACTGCTCTATAAGATGTTGCCTGATGGCACAGTCCAACAAGTAGGATTTTATAATACCAAGACAAATGTTATATCTTTTACGGCTGAAGCAGTGGATATAAAAACTATTAATAGTGACTATTTGTCTATTAAATTTCTTGATAATACTACTTCCGGCAGTTATTTGTATTTTCTTGTAAATAAAACTACCGGTTACGCTTATCTGTATGGAACAAATATTAATGAAAAAACATCCATAACTTATCCCAGTGACGGTACAAAATATTACTTTGTAAATGATCAGGGTCGTTTGGTTAGACTTGACTTTACAGCTGCCAACACTACAGGCATTAAAATGACAGTTCTGCCGGCTCTTAAAGGTGTAAACTATGCCACAGCCAAAATAGATAAAAATGAAAACATCATTGTCGGTGATAAATTTATCAAGCAGACAACCGGTGGTTATGAATACCTGACTGTTGCTTCCCAGGGCAAAGATGTCTATGTAAGCAAATCCGGAGATTTTAATTACTATGCAGGAGCTCAGCTTTTCAAACTGTGTCTGGATGCCAATAATACCGTACAAAGCATAGCTATTACCACGACCCAGGGAACAGATTATCAATTTGTCGCTACTATAGAAAGCAATACACCTTTAATAACCGACTCAGATTATAGTTATTACTCATTTCCCAAATTAAGCGCTTCCGGTGTAGCTCAAAGTACACTTATAGCTAAATATAATGCGAATACTCTGGCTATAAATACAATTGAGTATCCCAAAACAGCCAGAGCCATTGCCGGCAATCAGCTACTCTATGTCTTAAAAGATAACAAAACTATAGAAAAAGTAGATACTAACCTTGCTATACAAAGTTTTTATACAACAAATGAATACGACATAACCAGCGCTGCTGCAAACAATGCTAACGAAGTATATTTCTATGGTCTGAGATATAGCGACGGGGCTTATATCGCTGCAGTTCTGAATCCTGATGGCACTCAAAAATCCATTACAACTTCTGTTACTGTGGCTGAAGTATCTTACCTGACACCGCTTAAAACTAAATAGTAACAATAATAATATTTAATGAATGTTCAAAAAAAGCCCGTCTGAATAGTCGGGCTTTTTTATTATAAAGGAACTTTATAGATAATATACCCTTCTTTGTTTGATGGCAGTATTCTCCTTATTCTGCCATTTTCATCGATAACAGCTGATTTACCGCCATTGCTAACAAAAAGAAGATATTTTCTGTATTCGGCGGCGCGACAAATAGCGGAACGCAAATGCAGTTCTTTAAAACAGGCATGGAACCAGGCATCATTGGTAAGCACCAAAAATAAATCAGAATCTTTTATTCTTTTGTAAAGTGCGGGAAACGCCGACTCATAGCAGATAACCGTTCCATAACGCACACTTTGAATAGTAACTGGCTCAATTGTCCTGGACGCGTCATAATCAACAAGATCCATAGGTCGCAAGAAACCGAACAACCAGGGTACCCTCTCCCCAAAAGGTACAAGATGATTTTTATAATAATTTTTTTCTACATTTCCATCCCTGTAAAACATAACAGAATTATAAATTTTGTTGTCACGTCTGGCCGGCAAACCGAATATTAAAACTTTTTTACCGATAACATCATTTTCATTTAACAACCTGACTATTTTATTTTCCCATAATGCCGGAATGATAGACTCGGGCAATATGATTACATCCAGATTTTTTTCTTTGCTTACTACAAAAGTTAAAAGCTGCAAGTAATTATTTAATAGATTTTCATAATAATCGGCGTTATGTCTTAGTTCTTCTTTAACATCGGTTTGGACCAGGGCTACCTGAAGTTGCCTCTGATTATGAGCCGCTTTTTCAGGCAATAATGATCTGATTCCTGTTAATACAATTAATAATAGAATGATAAAAAGTAATCCGGGGATATATTTCTCCTGCTTTTCCTTACAGACAATTAATTTGGCTATAAAAGCTGTTATACTGACAAGACCGAAAGTCAACAAACTTGCGCCAAATGGATTATAAGCAATATACAAATAAGGCGCATAAACCTGAGTAAGATATAAACTATAAAAAGGATAACCAAATGGTCCTAAGGTCAACAATCGTTCGAATATGGTCCAGGCTATTCCCAGTATTATAAAAGAAAATGGCTGTTCCTTAATTATCCGAATTAATTTAAAAAAGATAAAAAAGAAAACAAAAAAGTAAAGAGTCAGTCCCAAAGTAAGGAACAAAGCTGCGATCTTTCCACCCACCCAGGGATATAAGGAGTAAATCCAGTAATTATGAAAAAGCAGGAATAAAAATAACGACAAAAGCAGTTGTCGGGAAGGATATTTCTTTTCGCTCTTGTAATAATCGACGAAAAAAAACATCAGCACAATGACAACCAGAGGATATAAATTTAGATAATAACTCATGGCCAGGACTAATGGACAAATAATGTAAAAGATAATCATAATATTCTGGCTTCCCAGGCGATAATATCCAGATTTCCGGAAACAGGCGCGTAATTGGTCGGGCCTCCGGTTTTGATCTGGTTCAGGTCATTGGTCATGACTGCCAAATCGGTCTGTAATGTATCGACCAGTTTACGGTCCTTATCCAGCACCAGCAAATTGAAATAAAACGTGTCTCCGGCAGCCGGAGGGTTTCTTAAAGCGCTCAAGGAAATCTGAAAATAAAAACCGTTAGCATATTTTGAGCTGCTGTTGAACTGAAAGGATGTGTTGGAGAGTGAATTACGCGCTATTGAATTATGAATAACAGCGTTAGCCGTAACTGGGAAATAATTGCCAGTTCCAAAACACAGATAATTACCTTCGGAACTATCCATTACAATATCATCCGACCAGGTGGAAAAATAATTCTGATAATAATAGTTTATTTTGTCATCAGCGGAAATAATAGTCGGATCCGGTATTGTAACACCGCTTAACTGTGATTCAATGCCGATATCTCCCGGTACAAACAGATAATAATTAACCGGGAAATTAAGAGGTTGTTTGCTGTAAACAAAAATGTAGCGGTAACCTGCTATATTGTATTGGTCTCTGAAATTAACATTAAAATTCAGAACATTGCCCGCTGAAGTCTTTGGACTGGAAACCATTTCAGCGCAACCCGTTAATAAAAAAGCCGCAACCAGTATTAAAAAAGTTATGCTGTGAAGGAAATGTTTATCTTTCGGCATTTTCAGCATCCAATCCCTTTAGTTTTAGACCTTCATTACCATAGCCTATACCAAAACTGTCATTTGGAAAAGCATTGACCCTAAACATGAACACATGTTCCTGTTTGTAATCATTCCATTCGTAAATCATTTCCACACAGTTCATATCGCGCCTGATCCTTAAAGATGGAATACGATACTGTTTGTTAATATTGTTCCAAAGGAACTCGGCCTGAAATATCCAGCGTTCGTATTTATCCACTGGATAAACATAGCTGGTTAGTATATGGCTGTCATCAATAAATCCTGTTTTCAGATTGTAATTAGTGTTCATTTCTATAGAGTTTTCTTTATTGAACCTGTAGATGGCGCTGCCTTGTAAATTATTCCAGGCCTGATTCTGATAATCATATCCTGAGGTAAGGGAAAAAAGATGGTCGATATCCTGATTATAGGATAAATAGTATCTTTGCGATTCTCTGGCATTATTCACAAAATCATATCCGTCCTCAACACGAAAGCTCCAGAACCTGTTTATCAAATAAGAAAACACATTGGATAGCCGGTTTTGTCTGGACCTGATCTCGTCAAAATAAAAAGGAGTATAGCCCAGCGCATGCGCTTCAAAAAATGTAATTTTATTACTGATATTATTCTGTGGTAACAAGGTAAGATCGTATTTGTTATTGAAAGCAAATTGTTTGTCGCCGGTTTCGTATAAATATTGGTCATAATTATATTCAGCGCTGATATCATAAGCGCTGGAACGATACAAATACCCACCTAACCTGTTCTGCAGAAGCATACGGTTGTGATACAAATTTAACTGGGAAGTAATAAACTTCCTTTCATGATAAGAGCCAAGTGTAAGTATTGGAGTATAATTCAACCCAAAAAGCGAACGATTTTGAAAATTCATGACTACCTCAGGTAAACTTTCCCGGTATTCCACATTAGCGTCGGTTGTAACCTTGTCGCCATCTACATCTATAAACGCGTCCACATTATATTGTATATCACGAACACCAAGCTGCCCCAAACCTTCCTGCGGATTAATGCGCTGCCACAGGTTGATTCGTGGATTTAAAAACTGATCTTCGTTACCGTTATCAACATTGTTACCATAATGCATGGCTGTATCCATGACCCAATTTTCGCCTAGAGTCATATGAGTCATATCATCTATATACTCTGTTCTTTTTTTTTGCGACTGGTAATCCGAGTTCCTGTAGAATAAATTATTGTTCATCCACTCGTTTTGCAAATGATCTGAAAAATTCAAATAATAGATTCTTGATCCTACAAAATTGTCGTAATTAAAATCCAGGTTATGCCCCAGTTTATCGAACTGTTTATCCCAGGAAAAAGCGAATTTTCGTTGAATATAGAAATAGTCTTCTTTGTTATATAAATTCCAGTTACCCAACTGACTGTCACGCATTTGCAGATTATTTTCCCAGTAATCATCCCGGCTGCCATAGACCTGATACAAATTGCGCCGGCCCTGAGCATAAGTAATTTCACTATTTTTTGTAAGCACCAGCTTTTGTTTAAAGGACACTGCAAAATCATTTTCATCCTGTGCATAGGCATAAACATTCAGAGGATGATCGCTCTTGGGAAAAATATCGCTGCGCACACCAAGGCCCAGACCTTTATTGGACATTAAATCAATTAAAATAAGGGCCCTCAAATCTCTGTTAATATTATAATCCAGGGCACTTTTGATAAAAGTTCCTTCCACCCTGTTATCACCTACAATCGGATACAAATAAATAGGGTTGCGATAACCAAGCTGGAACTCATAATATGGTGAATAAAACACAGGAATCATACCTGTATATGCATACACATCATAGGCTTCTATTCTTTGCTCAGGATAAAAAACAAATTTCCGGGCCTGAATAACATAATATTGTCTTTCCGGCGGGCAGGAGGAAAAAGATGTCTTGCCGCC is a window encoding:
- the lnt gene encoding apolipoprotein N-acyltransferase, translated to MIIFYIICPLVLAMSYYLNLYPLVVIVLMFFFVDYYKSEKKYPSRQLLLSLFLFLLFHNYWIYSLYPWVGGKIAALFLTLGLTLYFFVFFFIFFKLIRIIKEQPFSFIILGIAWTIFERLLTLGPFGYPFYSLYLTQVYAPYLYIAYNPFGASLLTFGLVSITAFIAKLIVCKEKQEKYIPGLLFIILLLIVLTGIRSLLPEKAAHNQRQLQVALVQTDVKEELRHNADYYENLLNNYLQLLTFVVSKEKNLDVIILPESIIPALWENKIVRLLNENDVIGKKVLIFGLPARRDNKIYNSVMFYRDGNVEKNYYKNHLVPFGERVPWLFGFLRPMDLVDYDASRTIEPVTIQSVRYGTVICYESAFPALYKRIKDSDLFLVLTNDAWFHACFKELHLRSAICRAAEYRKYLLFVSNGGKSAVIDENGRIRRILPSNKEGYIIYKVPL
- a CDS encoding LptA/OstA family protein, which encodes MYILTSFIVSMAFADSVSLMADYMKYDNKSMILASGNVQLYHKDLTVNADTVVLYTDSNILVAQGHVSMNYQGRSLKAESLQYNIKSNEINFNVFSATFNIVEAVTPLFFECENISRKNGVYYGGKTSFSSCPPERQYYVIQARKFVFYPEQRIEAYDVYAYTGMIPVFYSPYYEFQLGYRNPIYLYPIVGDNRVEGTFIKSALDYNINRDLRALILIDLMSNKGLGLGVRSDIFPKSDHPLNVYAYAQDENDFAVSFKQKLVLTKNSEITYAQGRRNLYQVYGSRDDYWENNLQMRDSQLGNWNLYNKEDYFYIQRKFAFSWDKQFDKLGHNLDFNYDNFVGSRIYYLNFSDHLQNEWMNNNLFYRNSDYQSQKKRTEYIDDMTHMTLGENWVMDTAMHYGNNVDNGNEDQFLNPRINLWQRINPQEGLGQLGVRDIQYNVDAFIDVDGDKVTTDANVEYRESLPEVVMNFQNRSLFGLNYTPILTLGSYHERKFITSQLNLYHNRMLLQNRLGGYLYRSSAYDISAEYNYDQYLYETGDKQFAFNNKYDLTLLPQNNISNKITFFEAHALGYTPFYFDEIRSRQNRLSNVFSYLINRFWSFRVEDGYDFVNNARESQRYYLSYNQDIDHLFSLTSGYDYQNQAWNNLQGSAIYRFNKENSIEMNTNYNLKTGFIDDSHILTSYVYPVDKYERWIFQAEFLWNNINKQYRIPSLRIRRDMNCVEMIYEWNDYKQEHVFMFRVNAFPNDSFGIGYGNEGLKLKGLDAENAER